The proteins below come from a single Fusarium verticillioides 7600 chromosome 3, whole genome shotgun sequence genomic window:
- a CDS encoding serine/threonine protein kinase, with amino-acid sequence MPPIALRQSRRCKLTDPRPYLANIPRTSYTNVQFRAGTNASWRPVSILDDWVAKEARPISLRQLMVFGRSLTESRLISSANYVRTELPTRIAHRIRDMQRLPYVVTTNSHIKEVYDLYYHAFDTFRKVKEVKTLEDNDKLCELISHNLRGHLTVIPKLAMGILECGGLMSPQDLDSFMNTILRSRISRRVIAEQHLSLTETYNSPNFSPGAKLSESDFIGEVFIKCYAKDVVERCSKAITILARTTNGPDVQIPEITVDGHLDASFPYILSHLEYIIGELLRNSVQAVIDRHQRIHSDPDSVKPPPVEITICENQQHVIIRICDRGGGIPRAELPHLWSFSKGPQSQRRLENLAQVPKMAATMQELHVEEELGRADLKAPPYQSSLSSLTSRPPNLRLGMGLPLSRVYAEYWAGNLDLHSLEGYGTDVFLQISRLGNKNEQLTTRASMDAL; translated from the exons ATGCCACCCATCGCCCTGCGACAGAGCAGGCGATGTAAACTGACAGATCCGCGCCCTTACCTGGCGAATATTCCCCGTACCTCCTATACGAACGTTCAGTTTCGCGCTGGTACAAACGCATCATGGCGTCCTGTTTCTATTCTTGACGA CTGGGTCGCGAAAGAAGCTCGCCCTATCAGTCTCCGCCAGCTTATGGTTTTTGGCCGCTCTCTTACAGAATCTCGTTTGATAAGCTCGGCTAACTATGTTCGCACCGAATTGCCTACACG AATTGCGCACCGAATCCGAGATATGCAACGTTTACCCTATGTCGTTACTACGAACTCGCATATTAAAGAGGTTTACGACCTCTACTACCACGCCTTCGACACATTTCGCAAAGTGAAAGAGGTTAAAACACTGGAGGATAATGACAAGCTGTGCGAACTCATCAGCCATAATCTAAGGGGGCACTTGACTGTGATACCGAAGCTTGCTATGGGAATCCTAGAATGCGGTGGTCTTATGAGCCCTCAAGATTTGGATAGCTTCATGAACACCATTCTTAGATCC CGCATTTCTAGACGTGTCATCGCTGAGCAGCATCTTTCACTGACAGAAACCTACAACTCCCCCAACTTCTCCCCCGGAGCCAAACTTTCCGAGTCCGACTTCATCGGCGAAGTGTTTATCAAATGTTATGCTAAGGATGTTGTCGAGCGCTGTTCAAAAGCCATCACCATTCTTGCACGGACAACGAATGGCCCTGACGTCCAGATTCCCGAAATCACAGTTGATGGCCATCTCGATGCCTCTTTTCCTTACATTCTAAGTCATCTCGAGTACATCATTGGCGAGCTCCTCCGCAACTCTGTCCAGGCCGTCATTGATCGACATCAGAGGATCCATTCGGACCCTGACAGCGTGAAGCCCCCTCCCGTGGAGATAACCATCTGTGAGAACCAGCAACATGTTATCATCCGCATCTGCGAccgtggtggtggtatcCCTCGTGCTGAATTGCCACATCTCTGGTCTTTCAGCAAGGGTCCGCAAAGTCAAAGGCGTCTCGAGAATCTTGCGCAGGTACCCAAGATGGCAGCAACGATGCAGGAGCTTCACGTAGAGGAGGAATTGGGGCGTGCAGATTTGAAAGCACCCCCATATCAAAGTTCGTTATCATCTCTCACCAGTCGGCCGCCCAATCTGCGTCTCGGCATGGGGTTACCTCTGAGCCGTGTCTATGCTGAGTATTGGGCTGGGAATCTTGACTTGCATAGCCTCGAGGGCTACGGAACGGATGTCTTCCTGCAGATTTCGCGACTTGGAAACAAGAACGAGCAACTGACGACGCGGGCTAGCATGGACGCCTTATAG